ACAGTGGGAGCCAGAACATTACATGATTTGGCACTGGATTCACTTCCAGATGCATGAGTTTGGTAGTGGTTATCAAATGCAAAAAAATCTTCAGTTTGATTAAACCATTTCAATTCCAGGCAACCTTCCAGCCAGAGTCTCCCCGATATCTAGCTAGCTGGTCATATTGTTATAATTGTTCTGGAAGAATTTCTCTTTCTATCTTCAACAGGTACTTATTCTACAATACCTGGGTGGCCATTACTCTCACATGAGATCAGATAATATTAATCAACAGCTATGCACATCTAGCACAAGAGCACCCACACTTGTCTACTGGATCCCAGATAGTACAGATCCCTTGGCTACTCCTGCAACTAAGAAATGGAAAACAATTCTGGAACCCCCAATGGAATAAAGAAAACCAAATTCAACAGAAACGGTGAGAAAGCTGAGAAACTTCTTCCATGCAATTCAGCTACCTAAAATCTCAACAGTTGCAGATGACAGCATTAATGCTACAAACTTACGCATGTGAGCTTTATCCTTAGACATTGCTGCGACTGCATCCTCATGTGTTGCAAACTCAACATCGGCCTCCCCTGTAGCTCGACCATCACTTCCATATTCCAGGTGGATACGTAGAGGATTCAGGGGAGAAAAGAACTACAAGAGGAACAAGATGGCAAAATTACTCCACTGGTTTCAACTGAAGTAACAGAAGATATTTTAATAAGTGCAAAAGATAAGAAACACAGTCATGCAGTTTACAAATAGCTGTGATTTATCACTGAGAACTTACATGAGCAACATCATCTTCTCTTGCCCGAAATGGCAGACCCCGCATGTGTACAAAATGTCCACTCATATAGCCTGAGCTggcatctccagctcctccatatCCATGGTTACTCATACCTTTCAAAACAACACAGATTTATAGACCTTTAAATCTATAAACAATAGATAAATACCTACACAGCAACAAAACAAAGTAGGATAAACAGTCTACAGTCGAACAGAAGACAACTCAATGggtaaatggcctaattctgctcctatatcttacggTCTTCTAGATACCAAAAGCCCAACCAAACAGGCAGGTGTTTAATGCACAACTCCAAGGAGTGGTCTCAGTAATAAGAGCTGATGCATGATAAAAAAATAACTGACACCAAGGACTGAGTAACAAAGACCAAAAATGGGTTGAGTTTTCCAAATATTTAATTGGAGGTAATTTCTGCTCATCCAAAACTTCCATTAGACAATTCTGTAAATTTAGCAGTGTCGGAGTCGAGAGATGTGGCGACATACAGCCAGATATCAGCAAAGTACATGGGAATACTCAAGCTAAATCTCACTTCAACATCCCTGAGGCTACGCGGAGAGGAGACAGTTGCATTGAGAACACAGCCAGAGAGGCAGGAATAAGTTCAAACAGAAACAGGCATTGTTGgaagaaactctgcaggtctggcagcatcagaagattcactggactcaaaatgctaactctgctttctttccacagatgctgccaaactggAGTTTCCccaacaatttgtttttgtttcagatttccagcatctgcagtctttttctTTTAGTAACAGTAAGAAACTGAAGATGGGACAATGGTTGCACAAATCTATGGTGGAGAGCCAAAGGCTAGATAGTAAGTGAACTGGGGACAGGTAGTTTCAGGGCTGAATACATTAGGATGaaatgtgatagagagagaaaaaaaaatcagtagtCCACTGATGAGCCTTGCAAGCCTACATGAGATGACAAAGTTTCGAGGATTCTGTGAATATGGGTTCGAGCAAGGAATTTCATGAAAGCTAAGATTTATAGAGGATAAGCAGAAAATGAGCTTGAGTAAGCAAACATGATAAATTGAGATGGGGGTTGACATCACCCCCATGAGTTGCTGAGctcagaggctgagggaggaaAACAAAAGTTACGTTAGGGAGAAACATATGAAATATGCATGCAACTTTGCCCCACATTTTATGCCAACACCACTAGAAAAACTGCCTCACGTTATCTCCCCCCATTAGTTGAGTTTGCCCCTTCATCTCTAAAAATACTCACATACCTCTGCCACCTCTCATTGCCCCAGGACAATCGTAGTCATCACTGCCATAGCCGTAGTTATCATATCCATTGTAATCGTCATACCCACCATACCCTGCAAAGAAACCATTAAAACTAGTCATTTACACACTGCTCATAGAATTGAATTCTGTGATCAGTTAATTGAAAAACATCTCTAAATGGCAAATATAACAAATTCAAATATTAAAAGATATATTTTGGGAGAAACTGGAAGTTCTTCATTGCCTTTGATGTATTTTGgaaaactaatggggccagaaaaGGAAGCTGAATCCACCAGCTGGTGGATCAGCTGGTTCAGAAAGGAATTTGGAAGAGAAAAACACTTACGGGAGAATAGCACAGCTGTAGGATGGATTGTATCTGTACCACTGCTTTGAAAGAACAATGTAGAATTATGTAGCATAGAAGGAACCCAATCTGTAGGTTGCACATGCCACAGTCACCTACATCACAGCCTCAACTTTTACATTTGTTTTATGTGGTGGATACAGAAGTATTTAAATCTTTACTTCTTCCAATTAATGTAAAAGAAAATGGTTACTTAAATCACTTTCAAGTTAGAAAGAAGTTTAAAGACAACTCTAGACTTTGCAGTGAAATCACCTGaatgagaaaaacaaaaaaaggtATATCCAAGAGGTCGGTTTAGTAGCTGTGAAATGAGATGTAGACATGAGGAGTAGACTGTATGATTCGAGCCCAGTCAGGTTTCAGCACCCCTCAACACCAAAACTTCAAGAATTTTAGTGGAAATCTCATTTATTCCATTTTAATGACAATTCTTTTTGAATGTTGGTCTGAGAGACACAAAAATAAAATTCACAGGCCTTCCGAGTTACAATACTTTCAGTGCTGCCGAAAGAATTTTAATGTCAGAAACTTGACATTCAGACTAAATATAGCAAGAATATATGATTGCCAGAATGGAAGTTTGTGTTATTTCTCCAACTCAGTTCTGTTACTAGTGGTTAATTCTGATCCAGGGGGTGCCTTACTAATACACTTTAAAGAGTTTCAACCAGCAGAGGTATATATGCACAAACATACAATGGATATCATAGATATTCCAATGACATTAAGCAGCACAAATGCCCATTTAACCAATACTTACCACCACCATATCCTCCAGCTCCACGTCGCATTCGGTCATAAACACCCCCTCGCTGGGGACCAGCGCCGAAATAGCCACCTCGCCCCATTGGCCGGTCATAGGGACCTGGTCTCTGTCCCATCAGCCTCTTTGGTGGATCATAGTATGCTCTGACCTCACCTCTGCTGCTTTTAAAGATCTCAATATACCTACACCACAAATGAGGACTGATTAATATTCAGGACAAAAACTTGTTAAAAAAATCTTGGACAGCAATTAAGAAACTGAATGTAAAATATTAaatattagattactttacaacAATCTATAGCAGTTTCTAGTGCACACCAACACTACACAATTTAACAATTATTCCTACATATGCTTTAACAATGATTTCTCAATACAAGCATACTGTTTAAAATCAAACAATTACTATTTTGATAAATTAACATTTACACCATTCTTCTGTTAAGTAATTTCCTCAAAGCTTGGAGACCAACAATAGATTGGGTTCAAATGCACGAAAACATTGCTTAGCAAAACACAATCGCAACCATTGTAGTTACAATAAAGCATTATGGATCATCTTGGGCATTCACTGATCTGCAGCTTGAAAAATAGAAGGGAGCTCCAGGTAATGCCTGGGAGTAAAACtggagagggacacactcagcAAAGTCAACCAAAGGTTGCAGTGACAGTAAGGGAAGGGACATTGTTAGGCAGCAAAACATACAGTTCAGTAACAAGAAGGTGCTGAGCACAGTTATATAAGTGACCAAGCATCGTGCTGGCAATGATGGCAGGGCgtcaggggtgggggtggtgaaatTTTTACTGCCAAtgcacaatttttaaaaacagcTCAACCACCTCAGCCATACAAGATTTACACAGCACTCCAAATAGGACTTTTACTAGGATACAAAAATTACAAGCCACCTAGAATTTGAGGCAGCTGTGAGACTTAAAAACAGGCAAAACATTTAATCATTTTGCTGACTGTTTTTTGATAAACCAATTTACTTGAATTTATTCATCACATATCACTACTTTAATTGGCACAACTCAAATCAAGCTACATGTGTAGCTTTTACCAAGGAAACTTAGGATAATAGAACAGCTCTATAAAGACCATCTTTCATTTGTGTATGAACATTGTTCTTAACTGAGTGCAAGATCAGTGTGTAGTCCCAGCCTCATTGTCATATACCAGCACCCAGCGTTTAAACTTGACTTTAAGATGAATAACCAACCCGTCCGTCCATCCCCACCTGTGCCCTATTCTTTCCTTGTGTTTCCCCAGTGCTTTTTCTGCTATCTCCTTTGAAGCAAACTGCACGAAGGCCTCCCCTGTGCTTCTCCCCTGGTAGTCCATCGGCAAAGTTATCCCATTTGGCACGATTTCCAACCCTTTaacccaaggacaaaataaccccATCAAGGGGAACAATATTAAATGATGCACAATTCCCAACAATATCTACAAATATATAAAAGATTAAAAGCCCAGTTACCAACAGATAAATGTAAAATGCTTATGATCTACATGTAAAACTTCAAGACAGTTTAAAACAACTTTATGTTAGTGACCCAACTTGCATACTGATTTCTCAGTGTTCAACTTCTACATAATTAAAAGAATAAATTTCAGCTTTAAAATTCATTTGAATTTCAACTCAAAACTGGACTGCTCTGGTACACGCAGTAAATGTTGGAAACAAACATTTTTGAAATCCAACTATATCAGATGAATAAGTATTATATACAAGTCAGAATGGAGACATTCTACTGTCTGAAGTTATATTTAGGTACATGTCACAAACATAAAGACAGTACTGTTGTTGCTTTAGACTTTTAACTAGAACCAATATTAACTCCAGTATAATTTGCAGTTTCCGTTAATGTTGCTAAGACTTTAAATTTACATTACAAACACACTTTAAAAGTATCAGCAGTTAAACATTTCAGATGACAAAAGGTTGAAAGCATTTGCCCACTAGAAATTTTAACAAAATAAAAGTTTATCTAATTAGGTGAACGAATGAAAAATACCTGTGAAAAACTGAACAATTTCCTCTTTGCTGCAGCCAAATGGAAGCCCACGGAGTCGTACTGTACCATCGTTGGAAGTATCAGTATGGGTGGTACCGCTATGTTTCAGAACCCAATCCATCTCACTGCCATTAGATTTGAAAACTATGGGGAAAACAGTACACTTCAGTGTTTCGCAAGGTTTAGCCACAATGTGACCCCATTTCAAGCCCTGAAAACCATCAGGGATGACTCATCGAAAGATGGGAAAAGAGTAGGAGTTGACACTGGCTGTCTTAATGCTTATATCCCCACTTAGATTGGTTCACTCAAGGAAGGGTACATTTGTTTTAGAAGGAACAAAGAAAAATGACTGGACTCCATCTGTTAAACTGCAATTAAAGATTGTACTACCTAACGCTTCAATGGATAAAGTAATGCTTCCCAAACTTTTTCCAACAGTTAGGGTTCCTACTGCCTATTTTGGGAAGCGATGGGAGAAGTGATGATTTGAGTCAAATATTCTTACAACAGATAGAACGTATAACTGTACAGCACAAGAATGTTATGCTGAACACAACACCAAACTAAaataatcccttctgcctgctctTGGTTCAGATCCTTCCACATTCTTCATGTGCTCGCTCTTAAAACACCCCTTTTGTATCTGCCAATCACCAGCacccctggcagcacattccacactCCCACCACTACCCCCCATGAAATGCAAAACTCCCAGTTTCAGGCATTTCAACTCTTGACGGGGGCAAAATTCTGACCAACAACGATGCATCTCAATTTTACtgatcaagtctcccctcagcctctaccACTCTAGAGAAAACCCAGATTTTTCTAGACCTTCCTTATAGTTtatccctctaatccaggcaTTATCCTGGTTAAACAGTTCTGCACCCTCACCAAAATCTCCACATCCTTCttttaatgtggtgaccagaaatgaaTGCAGTACATTTAAGTGCAAACTAACCAAAGTCTTCTAAAGCTATGTGACATCCTAATTCTTCTACTCGATTCCCCAAccaaatgaaggcaagcatgccatatgctgcCTTCACCACCCTATCAACTTGTCTGGCCACTTTCAGGCAGCTATGAACATCAACATGGCTCCACCATAACCTTgttgctcttgtattcaatgccttgactaaTATGCAAGAATTCCACATATCTTTGTCATCACCTTATATACCGGTTACCTTCAAGAGTCAATGGTGTCCACACCAAGGTCTCAGATAGTCCACACTTCCCAGGGTCCTAACCTTCAAAGCAGTTTCCTTACCCATtagtcctcccaaaatgcatcacctcaaactttcagcattaaattccatttcagGTCATCTGAGCAGCCTGTCTATATCTTCCTGAAATAATGTTATTCTCCCCACTATTTAACATGCCACCAACTTTCATTGGAAACACTGATCATATTTCTTGCACACCTCTCTATTTCAATATTgtttacagttttggtctccttactgagGAAGGGTGGTTTTGCTGTAGAGAGGAGTGAAGAAAATGTTTACTAGGCCGATTGCTGGGATAACGGAACTAACATACAAGGAGAGGTTGCATCTGGTAAGACTGTATTTGCTGGATTTGAGAATGagggagatctcatagaaacaaaGTTCTGACaagactagacagggtagatgcagaaaggatgtttccagtggtggaagagtccagaaccaggaggagtcacagtctgaggataaaGAGTTTCGCATGGAGCACTGACAGGAGTTAGAATAATAGACTGGATGGACTGGGACATTTTTCTGCAGGAGTGTAAGAGGTTGATAGGTAACCTCAAAAGGTTTATAAAaggtcatgaggggtatagataaggtgaatggcagatgtcttttccTTTGAATTCAAAGCTAGGGATACATTTTTAAGGggaaggagaaagattttaaaaatcagacaacttTTTTTTTATAAAGACTATTTGGAACAAACtatcagaagaagtggtgaatgcaggtacaaTTAGAAATTTAAAGTAACATTTCAATAAATatacaaataggaaaggtttggtggaATATGGACCAAAAAAAAAGAGTAATCTCAACTAGAAACATTGGATTGCTTTCttttcatggatgctgcctgacctgctatgaccTCCAGCACGTTTTGTTCCCAGCAGATCCTTACATTTGCAGTAATCTGCTCTCAGGCTTGAGTAATACTGCGATTAAAGTATCATTATTGCTGAGGCATAACAGACAGACTGAAGAAAAAGTTAGCTTTAGCATGTTACTGCCTGTCTCATATTAATACCTGGACCAGAACTATCTAAATAGTCACCTCAGTGGATCTTGGATGGCAACCTAGAGTTTACAATGCCAGGTGAGTCCCGAGCACAATCCCAAGGTGGTTTGCCTTGGAGAACCATCGCCAAAGCAATCTTGAAAGAAACATTAGGATTTTTTGTAGCCATTTCCATTATTTTTCCATATACAGTTTCAGGAAAGAAACATGAATTGCAGCCCAAATATCCTAACAAAAAGACAAACCCTGACAAGAAAATATAATCAGTGCAATTCTGATCGGCTCATTTAGCAACTGGAAAAGAAATCTTTGACTCACTCAAAGCTATAAATAGACAAATATTATTTAGGGAGAAATGTATATTCAGAAAAATTCAGTTAGGAAATAAATCCCAAACAATTCAGAAGTGAGATTGGAGAACACCTTTGTGAAAAGAATACTCGTTTCCAACGTCAAGGATCACTCCAACCCTCCACAGAcctcctgtttatttcttttgCTTTTCCCTACTGTTCCCAAATTTCCTGAATAAAATCTGTAACAAgttccagttctgatgaaagactACAAACTTAAaacattaacagtatctctttctagatgctgcctgaccagctgaacATTTCTCGTATGGTCTGCATTGGCAACAGCCTCAATAACGTACGCACAAGTGTCTGATCTGGAAGCAACAAACAACAGCTTTCAACTTACTGGCTCAATACCAGGTTCAGCAATCCATTTGTTAGACTGCACATCTGGTTCTTCATTACCTTCCAATGAAGAGTATCACGTCCTCATAACAGAATCTAC
Above is a genomic segment from Chiloscyllium punctatum isolate Juve2018m chromosome 38, sChiPun1.3, whole genome shotgun sequence containing:
- the LOC140463663 gene encoding heterogeneous nuclear ribonucleoprotein H3-like, with protein sequence MAQEDGSQHRDVFSAGDECGSGPCSPGFSSEIFTNLEPAVEEKEPEIPTKEEDYVVRVRGLPWSCTPEEVTRFFSECDIRNGVSGVQFTTSKEGRPSGEAYVHLTNAEDFKKALAKDRKYMGHRYIEVFKSNGSEMDWVLKHSGTTHTDTSNDGTVRLRGLPFGCSKEEIVQFFTGLEIVPNGITLPMDYQGRSTGEAFVQFASKEIAEKALGKHKERIGHRYIEIFKSSRGEVRAYYDPPKRLMGQRPGPYDRPMGRGGYFGAGPQRGGVYDRMRRGAGGYGGGYGGYDDYNGYDNYGYGSDDYDCPGAMRGGRGMSNHGYGGAGDASSGYMSGHFVHMRGLPFRAREDDVAHFFSPLNPLRIHLEYGSDGRATGEADVEFATHEDAVAAMSKDKAHMQHRYIELFLNSTAGGGSGGYGSNYGGHAMGNQGGYGSSGNHGMSGYAGYGGQSNMGSYGRHGGNSNGAGGYYGNSGGMGMGSNMGGMGSMGGSGAWRMYQ